The Bacteroidales bacterium genome contains the following window.
ATAGACATTACTCCTGAGCTTTTTCAAGCCATTTCTTGAGGGTGCTTTTTACAGGGATCTTTCCCTGTGAAAGCAGTTTCCCGTTCACATACAATCCCGGTGTCATCATCACCCCGTAGTCGGCGAATTCATTGACATCTGTTACCTTGTCGATATCAGCATCCAGGTTTTCTTCGTTGATTACCTCATTGCAGAGGCTTTCCAATTTTTCGCAATTGGGACACCCCTTTCCTATAATTTTAATATCCAGCATAATTTTTACTCTTAAATGTTCTACAATTTTCCACTATCAATTTCTATAGTTGCTTTATATAATCAATTATTACGTTTACTTTATCATATTATATTATATTATTTTAATCTATTGTGCATGTTGGTTAATATACTCCTGTACAGTTCCTTAATAGATTCGTGGTGCTGAGATAAAGGCTGGAAAGGTATAAGATCCATCACCTCATCAAAGTCGAGTTCGGATTCCAGGAGAGTTTCAACACTTCCTTTCACCATCTTGCTGACGGCCTCCCGGGCTTCCTGATCTTCCATTCCAAATTCCTTGGCTATTTTATAGAGCTCATGCAACTGAAACCACAGGTAAGTGGGTCCCATGCCGGTTATAACAGCATAGGCTTCCAGTTTGTCTTCATCATCTACATGAATAAGATCGCCCAGGGCCTCCAGCAGTTTAATGACCTGTTGATGCACCTCATTTTCCTTAAAACTCAGGCTATTTGAATAGGC
Protein-coding sequences here:
- a CDS encoding TM0996/MTH895 family glutaredoxin-like protein, with the translated sequence MLDIKIIGKGCPNCEKLESLCNEVINEENLDADIDKVTDVNEFADYGVMMTPGLYVNGKLLSQGKIPVKSTLKKWLEKAQE